From the genome of Varibaculum prostatecancerukia, one region includes:
- a CDS encoding nitrate reductase subunit alpha — MAVSSLLKLGAKLRRGQVSQDARQMFLVGGREADAFYRQRFSHDKVVRSTHGVNCTGSCSWRVFVKDGLITWEAQAVDYPSTGPDMPDYEPRGCPRGAAFSWYEYSPTRIRHSYVRSVLLDAYRKAKQTHPDPVEAFRAVAADPVASAAYKSARGKGGMVRTSWEEALEIVAAANVATIKDYGPDRIAGFSVLPAMSMVSFGAGARYLQLIGGVNLSFYDWYADLPVASPQVFGDQTDVPEAGDWFNSSYLLVWGSNLPLTRTPDAHFMTEARYHGQKMVSINPDYSDNTKFADEWLRVNPGTDAALATAMGHVILNEFHVGKQSQYFLDYMRAYTDSPFLIKLEETAEGLVPGKFLSAADVSSLPAETKAKPKPEFRFLVMDADGSVKDPGGTLADRFTPEGKGHWNLKMEGVNAELSLYESDAKTAEITLPRFDLVAGESAGSSVGAGTIKRGVPVREVDGHLVTTVFDIMLAHYGVKRAGLPGVWGEDYQDSSNPGTPAWAEEITGVPANATIRIAREFAQNALDSKGRSQIILGAGTNHYFHSDQIYRTILALTSMCGTQGVNGGGWAHYVGQEKVRPITGWTQYSFALDWQRPARQMISTGFWYLTTDQWRYDSLTTDRLTSPASVAQVPKQNIADSLLEATERGWMPAYPQFNRSSLELGRQAQESGKKPAEYVAEQLAAGKLEFAAKDPDNPVNYPRVLFNWRTNLLGSSAKGTEFFLRHMIGADNDVQAEEVPEDQRPRNVRWREQAAKGKLDLVVTADFRNTSTTLHSDVLLPAATWYEKYDLSSTDMHPYVHTFNAAILPPWQARTDFQLFQDLAQLVSQMAGSHLGTQTDVLAAPLGHDSPDELANPAGVVIPREECGWVPGVNMPKIIPIERDYTKIAEKFNSLGPVIEKMGMGTKGVPFTPDKELREMREQFGEIETAIGPRPRLDTDQIAAEFILKFSGTTNGRLATQGFKTLTEKVGASGDMTEMSRGHADYQITLADVQQAPKTVVTSPEWSGSEHGGRRYTAFSQNVEYHKPWHTLTGRMHYYLDHDWMCAYGESLPTYRPPLDLHHLFGEPAPGMVRGDGTPSAEVAVRYLTPHNKWAIHSQYFDNLYMLTLGRGGQTVWMSPQDAAKIGVRDNEWIEAHNRNGVVSARAIVSHRIPEGTVFMYHAQERITHTPLNQSTGKRGGTHNSLTRIFIKPTHLLGGYGQFSYAFNYTGPTGNQRDEVTYIRRRSQEVEF, encoded by the coding sequence ATGGCTGTTTCTTCGTTATTAAAACTAGGTGCGAAGCTTAGGCGCGGGCAGGTAAGCCAGGACGCTCGCCAAATGTTCCTGGTCGGAGGGCGGGAAGCCGATGCGTTCTATCGGCAACGTTTCAGCCATGACAAGGTGGTGCGCTCTACTCACGGCGTGAACTGCACCGGTTCTTGCTCCTGGCGGGTGTTTGTAAAGGACGGGTTAATCACCTGGGAGGCACAGGCGGTTGACTATCCGTCTACCGGTCCGGATATGCCCGACTACGAGCCGCGCGGCTGCCCGCGAGGCGCCGCGTTCTCCTGGTACGAGTATTCCCCCACCCGCATCCGGCACTCCTATGTGCGCTCAGTACTGCTAGATGCTTACCGCAAAGCTAAACAAACTCACCCGGATCCGGTCGAGGCTTTCCGGGCGGTAGCCGCAGATCCGGTAGCCTCCGCCGCCTATAAATCCGCGCGCGGCAAGGGCGGTATGGTGCGTACCAGCTGGGAGGAAGCCCTAGAGATCGTGGCTGCCGCCAACGTGGCCACCATCAAAGACTATGGTCCAGACCGCATCGCCGGATTCTCGGTGCTCCCGGCTATGTCGATGGTTTCTTTCGGGGCGGGCGCCCGCTACCTGCAGCTGATTGGTGGGGTCAACCTATCTTTCTATGACTGGTATGCCGATCTTCCAGTCGCTAGCCCCCAAGTGTTTGGGGATCAAACCGACGTTCCCGAGGCTGGAGACTGGTTTAACTCTTCCTACCTGCTGGTTTGGGGTTCGAATCTGCCACTGACTCGTACTCCGGATGCGCACTTCATGACGGAAGCGCGTTACCACGGTCAAAAGATGGTGTCGATTAATCCTGACTATTCCGATAACACCAAGTTTGCGGATGAATGGCTCCGGGTTAATCCCGGCACTGACGCGGCACTGGCGACCGCGATGGGACATGTGATTCTAAATGAGTTCCACGTGGGCAAACAGTCTCAGTATTTCCTGGACTATATGCGGGCATATACCGACTCGCCCTTCCTGATAAAGCTAGAAGAAACCGCGGAAGGATTGGTGCCCGGAAAATTCCTAAGCGCCGCTGACGTTTCTAGCCTACCTGCAGAAACTAAAGCAAAACCGAAACCAGAATTCCGCTTCTTAGTGATGGATGCCGACGGCAGTGTCAAGGATCCGGGTGGTACTTTGGCTGACCGGTTCACTCCGGAAGGTAAAGGCCATTGGAACCTGAAGATGGAGGGCGTCAATGCCGAGCTCAGCCTGTATGAAAGCGATGCTAAAACCGCAGAAATCACTCTTCCGCGTTTCGACCTGGTAGCCGGAGAAAGCGCAGGCTCCTCGGTAGGTGCTGGCACCATTAAGCGCGGGGTGCCGGTGCGCGAGGTTGACGGACATCTGGTTACCACCGTTTTTGACATTATGCTGGCTCACTATGGGGTAAAGCGCGCCGGTCTACCGGGCGTTTGGGGTGAGGATTATCAGGATTCCTCCAACCCGGGTACCCCGGCATGGGCAGAAGAAATCACCGGAGTGCCGGCTAATGCCACCATCCGGATTGCCCGCGAGTTCGCCCAAAACGCCCTAGATTCTAAGGGACGTAGCCAAATTATTTTGGGTGCTGGCACTAACCACTATTTCCACTCTGACCAGATTTATCGCACCATCCTGGCACTAACTTCTATGTGCGGTACCCAGGGGGTTAACGGTGGCGGCTGGGCGCACTACGTGGGGCAAGAAAAGGTGCGTCCGATTACCGGCTGGACGCAATATTCATTTGCCTTGGACTGGCAACGCCCGGCACGGCAAATGATCTCCACCGGTTTCTGGTATTTAACTACTGACCAGTGGCGTTACGATTCGCTAACCACCGACCGCTTAACTTCGCCCGCGAGCGTGGCTCAGGTACCCAAGCAAAACATTGCGGATTCTTTACTGGAAGCTACCGAACGCGGCTGGATGCCCGCATATCCCCAGTTCAACCGGTCTTCTCTGGAACTGGGACGGCAAGCGCAAGAGTCGGGGAAGAAACCCGCGGAATACGTAGCCGAACAGCTAGCTGCCGGAAAGCTAGAGTTCGCGGCGAAAGATCCGGACAACCCGGTCAACTACCCGCGCGTCCTCTTTAACTGGCGGACTAACCTGTTGGGGTCCTCTGCTAAAGGTACCGAGTTCTTCTTGCGCCATATGATCGGCGCCGATAACGATGTCCAGGCCGAGGAAGTACCCGAAGATCAGCGTCCTCGTAACGTTCGTTGGCGCGAGCAGGCCGCGAAAGGCAAGCTGGATTTGGTAGTGACTGCGGATTTCCGTAACACTTCTACCACTTTACATTCTGACGTTTTACTGCCTGCTGCCACCTGGTACGAGAAATATGACCTGTCCAGCACGGATATGCATCCCTATGTGCATACCTTCAACGCGGCGATCCTGCCGCCCTGGCAGGCACGCACGGATTTCCAGTTGTTCCAAGATCTGGCGCAATTGGTGTCGCAGATGGCAGGCAGTCACCTAGGCACGCAAACAGATGTGTTGGCCGCTCCTCTGGGGCATGACAGCCCCGATGAACTAGCTAATCCTGCCGGGGTAGTTATTCCCCGGGAGGAATGCGGCTGGGTGCCGGGAGTCAATATGCCAAAGATTATTCCGATCGAGCGCGACTACACCAAGATTGCGGAGAAATTTAACTCTTTAGGTCCGGTAATCGAGAAAATGGGGATGGGTACCAAGGGCGTGCCTTTCACCCCGGATAAAGAACTACGGGAAATGCGCGAACAGTTCGGAGAAATCGAGACCGCGATTGGCCCGCGGCCGCGCCTAGACACCGATCAGATTGCTGCCGAGTTTATTTTGAAGTTCTCCGGTACCACCAATGGACGGCTGGCTACCCAGGGCTTTAAGACCTTAACTGAAAAAGTGGGTGCCTCCGGAGATATGACTGAAATGTCTCGTGGGCACGCTGATTACCAGATCACTCTGGCCGATGTGCAACAGGCTCCCAAGACAGTGGTTACTTCCCCCGAATGGTCAGGCAGTGAACACGGAGGACGGCGCTACACCGCGTTTAGCCAAAACGTAGAGTACCACAAGCCCTGGCACACTTTGACGGGTCGGATGCACTACTACCTGGATCACGATTGGATGTGTGCCTACGGGGAATCCCTGCCCACCTATCGGCCTCCGCTGGATTTGCATCACCTATTTGGGGAACCCGCACCGGGCATGGTGCGCGGGGATGGCACCCCCAGTGCCGAGGTCGCAGTCCGCTACCTCACTCCCCATAACAAGTGGGCGATTCACTCCCAGTATTTCGATAATCTCTATATGCTCACTCTCGGTCGCGGCGGACAAACCGTGTGGATGTCTCCGCAGGATGCCGCCAAGATCGGGGTACGCGATAACGAATGGATTGAAGCCCACAACCGTAACGGAGTGGTTAGCGCCCGCGCGATTGTGTCCCACCGGATCCCGGAGGGAACCGTATTTATGTATCACGCACAAGAACGGATTACCCATACTCCGCTTAACCAGTCAACCGGTAAACGTGGCGGTACCCATAACTCCTTGACCCGCATCTTTATTAAACCAACGCACCTGTTGGGCGGATATGGACAGTTCTCGTATGCCTTCAACTACACCGGTCCTACCGGCAATCAACGCGATGAAGTCACTTATATTCGCCGCCGCAGCCAGGAGGTGGAGTTCTAA
- the narH gene encoding nitrate reductase subunit beta, with translation MKVMSQVVMVMNLDKCIGCHTCSVTCKQAWTNRTGTEYMWFNNVETRPGLGYPRTWEDQEKWKGGWRRTASGKLVPRSGGKLAQLAKIFANPNMPQIDDYYEPWTYDYDKLLSAPAGSKALPVAQARSQMSGKPLKNIEWGPNWDDNLAGSTETMQDDPTLKKMNQKVKADLESSFMFYLPRICNHCLNPTCVAACPSGAMYKRTEDGIVLVDQDACRGWRMCVSGCPYKKVYFNHKSGKAEKCTFCYPRIEAGDPTVCSETCVGRLRYLGVILYDADRVSEAAATEDETQLYQAQRDVMLDPSDPEVIAAARQSGIPESFIEAAQKSPVYKLIVEYSLALPLHPEFRTLPMVWYIPPLSPVVEAVTASGADGENHKVLLTALATMRIPLEYLADLFAAGDPRPVERSLRRLAAMRSYMRDINLGDQPNPEIPAAVGMSEQQVKAMYRLLSIAKYKDRYVIPTTHPETARTPSEYICPVGQGASSGKVPVEIGRAPR, from the coding sequence ATGAAAGTAATGAGCCAAGTGGTCATGGTAATGAACCTGGACAAGTGCATTGGTTGCCACACCTGCTCGGTGACCTGCAAACAGGCATGGACTAACCGTACCGGCACCGAATATATGTGGTTCAACAATGTGGAGACCCGTCCCGGACTCGGTTATCCGCGCACCTGGGAAGACCAGGAAAAGTGGAAGGGTGGCTGGCGGCGCACTGCCTCCGGCAAGTTAGTTCCGCGTTCTGGGGGGAAACTAGCACAGCTGGCTAAAATTTTCGCCAACCCCAATATGCCGCAGATAGATGATTATTACGAGCCCTGGACTTACGACTATGACAAGTTGTTGTCGGCTCCGGCAGGTTCGAAAGCGCTACCGGTAGCGCAGGCGCGTTCTCAGATGAGCGGAAAGCCCCTAAAGAACATCGAGTGGGGGCCAAACTGGGATGACAATCTGGCCGGCTCTACCGAAACCATGCAGGACGATCCCACCCTTAAAAAGATGAACCAGAAGGTAAAAGCGGATCTCGAGAGTTCCTTTATGTTCTACCTGCCGCGCATTTGTAATCACTGTTTGAACCCGACTTGCGTGGCCGCCTGCCCTTCGGGAGCGATGTATAAACGTACCGAAGATGGGATTGTTCTGGTCGACCAGGATGCTTGTCGCGGTTGGAGGATGTGTGTTTCGGGTTGCCCCTATAAGAAGGTTTATTTCAACCACAAGAGCGGCAAAGCCGAAAAATGTACTTTCTGTTATCCCCGGATTGAGGCCGGCGATCCTACGGTTTGCTCCGAAACCTGCGTTGGTAGGCTGCGCTACCTGGGAGTAATCCTTTATGACGCAGATCGAGTCAGCGAGGCAGCCGCAACCGAGGACGAAACTCAGCTTTACCAGGCACAGCGAGACGTAATGTTGGATCCCTCCGATCCGGAAGTGATTGCAGCTGCGCGGCAAAGCGGGATTCCTGAGTCCTTTATCGAGGCGGCGCAAAAATCTCCGGTCTATAAGTTGATCGTGGAATATTCTCTGGCGCTGCCCCTGCATCCAGAGTTCCGCACCTTGCCGATGGTTTGGTACATTCCCCCACTATCTCCGGTAGTTGAGGCGGTTACCGCTTCGGGAGCCGACGGTGAGAACCACAAGGTCCTGCTGACTGCCCTAGCCACTATGCGTATTCCCTTGGAATATCTAGCTGACCTATTTGCCGCTGGGGATCCGCGCCCGGTGGAGCGCTCCTTGCGGCGCTTGGCGGCTATGCGTTCCTATATGCGCGATATCAACCTGGGCGATCAGCCGAACCCGGAAATCCCGGCTGCGGTGGGCATGAGTGAACAACAAGTAAAAGCCATGTACCGGCTGCTATCGATCGCTAAATATAAAGATCGTTACGTCATTCCCACCACTCATCCCGAAACTGCCCGTACCCCCAGTGAATATATTTGTCCGGTGGGTCAGGGCGCGTCCTCGGGTAAAGTCCCGGTGGAAATTGGGAGGGCGCCGCGGTGA
- the narJ gene encoding nitrate reductase molybdenum cofactor assembly chaperone, which yields MNSKVSFIPTRQEAPPVNAVALEPNQRSAALMACALLLDYPGDNLEKILSQVKAEAELLPEAIGQELREFCSWARMRGVRGVQEDYVETFDRKRRCALELTYYATGDTRQRGIALTVFSDLFSAVGFEPPHRESLPDYLPRVLELAARCEGEDVALVLGAIAASREGIEVLHAALCSLDSPWQKIVNALRMVLGEADSETSQRMERLIRQGPPTELVGLDDSNNLPWPQLAPVQSDTASEG from the coding sequence GTGAACTCCAAGGTTTCTTTCATTCCTACCCGGCAGGAGGCGCCCCCGGTAAACGCGGTGGCTCTCGAGCCGAACCAGCGCTCTGCTGCTCTTATGGCATGCGCGCTGCTTTTGGATTATCCCGGTGACAACCTAGAGAAAATCCTTTCGCAGGTAAAAGCAGAAGCTGAGCTGCTACCCGAGGCTATCGGGCAAGAGCTACGAGAGTTTTGTTCCTGGGCTCGCATGCGCGGGGTTCGCGGGGTACAAGAGGACTACGTAGAAACTTTTGACCGTAAACGCCGCTGCGCCCTGGAGCTAACCTATTACGCCACTGGAGATACCCGGCAACGCGGGATCGCGCTTACGGTGTTTTCAGATTTATTTAGCGCCGTAGGATTTGAACCTCCCCACCGGGAATCTTTACCCGACTATCTACCTCGGGTTTTAGAGTTGGCAGCCCGCTGTGAGGGCGAAGATGTAGCTTTAGTGTTGGGCGCGATCGCCGCCAGCCGGGAGGGTATCGAAGTGCTGCATGCCGCGCTATGCTCTCTGGATTCTCCCTGGCAAAAAATAGTAAATGCCCTGCGCATGGTGTTGGGAGAAGCTGACAGTGAAACCAGCCAGCGCATGGAGCGCCTAATCCGTCAAGGCCCGCCTACCGAATTGGTGGGCTTAGACGACAGTAATAACTTACCGTGGCCACAGTTAGCCCCGGTTCAATCAGACACCGCGAGCGAAGGGTGA
- the narI gene encoding respiratory nitrate reductase subunit gamma, which yields MDVLFWGVFPYICITLLVAGLIWRYRSDQYGWTSESSQLREAKILRLASPLFHFGILFVLVGHFMGLFIPDWMTESMGVTQHQYHLLATFGGTVAGIAALVGFIGLLWRRFVNHSVRFATTGRDLVAYVFLAIPLALGAIATAANQLFGADGGYNYRKTISVWLRSLFMLQPRVDLMVDVPLSFKLHIIAGLLLLAVWPFTRLVHVLSAPVGYVTRPPIVYRSRRPATAASPEKPGWAPVRATAAGGEDAGGAPAQGA from the coding sequence ATGGACGTATTGTTTTGGGGAGTATTTCCCTACATTTGCATTACGCTGCTAGTTGCCGGTCTTATCTGGCGTTACCGCTCTGACCAGTATGGATGGACTTCCGAGTCCTCACAGCTACGGGAAGCTAAAATCCTGCGACTAGCTTCCCCGCTATTCCATTTCGGGATCCTGTTCGTACTGGTGGGACACTTTATGGGGCTATTTATTCCCGACTGGATGACCGAGTCTATGGGGGTCACCCAGCATCAGTACCACCTGCTAGCCACTTTTGGGGGCACCGTGGCAGGGATTGCGGCGCTGGTCGGTTTTATTGGTTTACTGTGGCGGCGTTTCGTAAACCATTCGGTACGTTTCGCTACTACCGGCCGCGACCTGGTGGCCTATGTATTCTTGGCGATCCCCCTGGCGTTGGGGGCAATAGCTACTGCCGCCAACCAGCTTTTTGGAGCAGATGGCGGCTATAACTATCGCAAGACAATTTCGGTGTGGCTGCGTTCCCTGTTTATGCTGCAACCGCGAGTAGATCTAATGGTCGATGTGCCGCTCAGTTTCAAGCTGCATATTATTGCCGGCTTGCTGCTGTTGGCGGTCTGGCCTTTCACCCGCCTAGTGCACGTGCTCTCGGCTCCGGTGGGTTACGTTACTCGGCCTCCGATCGTTTACCGGTCACGGCGCCCCGCGACTGCCGCTAGCCCTGAAAAGCCGGGCTGGGCCCCGGTTCGGGCTACTGCTGCTGGCGGTGAGGACGCAGGAGGAGCGCCTGCGCAGGGAGCCTAA
- a CDS encoding TOBE domain-containing protein: MPKYRISTIANLLGVSDDTIRRWLDENLIKAVTGSGPKRVDGASVARFLQERPSAIHLGEKPNQSIRNHFQGLVIALKKGQVMSQVDLQCGPYRVVSLVSTEAVEELNLEVGSAATAQIKATNVSVQLPEGEKL; the protein is encoded by the coding sequence ATGCCAAAATATCGTATATCTACTATCGCCAACCTGCTAGGGGTCAGTGATGACACCATTCGCCGTTGGCTCGATGAAAACCTAATCAAAGCAGTTACCGGATCTGGACCCAAGCGGGTGGACGGCGCCTCAGTTGCCCGTTTCTTGCAGGAACGACCTAGTGCCATACATCTGGGAGAAAAACCTAACCAGTCAATCCGTAACCACTTCCAAGGTCTAGTGATAGCTCTGAAAAAAGGCCAAGTAATGAGCCAGGTGGATCTGCAGTGCGGGCCCTACCGGGTGGTTTCCTTGGTCTCTACCGAAGCGGTGGAAGAACTTAACTTAGAGGTAGGTTCAGCGGCTACCGCCCAGATCAAAGCGACTAACGTTTCGGTGCAGCTCCCAGAAGGAGAAAAACTGTGA
- the modA gene encoding molybdate ABC transporter substrate-binding protein, with protein MKKFRLLALAAGLALTLGACSASGGTKATESKTPTEKTQLTVFAAASLNKAFPEIVEKVLKKSDPNIEVKFSFEGSSTLVDQLKNGAAADVFASADEKNMTKATDADLVSEVKPFASNTLALIVPKGNPAKITGLDASLDGKKLVVCAEGVPCGNATKELQEKLGVTLKPVSEEQKVTDVRGKVESGEADAGLVYQTDALAAGDKVEIIKVKGIEQVVNAYPITLVKASNNQEAAKKFIAAVLSDEGLKILENYGFSAPLSTDKS; from the coding sequence GTGAAAAAGTTTCGTCTTCTCGCCCTAGCTGCTGGGCTTGCTTTGACCCTCGGTGCCTGCTCGGCTTCCGGAGGTACTAAGGCCACAGAAAGCAAGACTCCGACTGAAAAAACCCAGTTAACGGTGTTCGCTGCCGCCTCCCTAAATAAAGCCTTCCCGGAAATAGTAGAGAAGGTACTGAAAAAGTCCGACCCCAATATCGAGGTAAAGTTTTCTTTCGAAGGTTCATCTACCCTGGTAGATCAACTAAAGAATGGCGCGGCGGCCGACGTGTTTGCTTCAGCTGACGAAAAGAACATGACCAAAGCGACCGATGCGGATCTGGTTAGCGAGGTTAAACCCTTCGCCTCCAATACCCTGGCGCTAATCGTCCCCAAAGGTAATCCCGCCAAGATCACCGGGCTAGACGCCTCTTTGGATGGCAAAAAACTGGTGGTTTGCGCCGAGGGCGTGCCTTGCGGCAATGCCACCAAGGAACTGCAAGAAAAACTAGGCGTCACTCTGAAGCCGGTATCGGAGGAACAGAAAGTTACCGATGTGCGCGGCAAAGTTGAAAGCGGTGAGGCCGACGCGGGACTGGTTTACCAGACCGACGCCCTAGCTGCCGGAGACAAAGTAGAGATTATCAAAGTTAAGGGAATCGAACAGGTAGTTAACGCCTACCCGATTACTTTGGTGAAAGCCTCTAACAACCAGGAGGCAGCTAAGAAGTTTATCGCGGCTGTCCTGTCTGACGAGGGCCTAAAGATCCTGGAAAACTATGGTTTCTCTGCTCCCCTGTCAACAGATAAGAGCTAA
- a CDS encoding ABC transporter permease, translating into MRKSFGANQAAGSPAWLWGPATLALLFLLIPFAALVMRVHWGQIPQLLATTQSQDALWLSLKTCLTSTALCIVCGVPLALWLAQARNSFFPRLVRTFVTLPMVLPPVVAGLVLLITWGRMGILGSKLDLLGIQIGFTTLAVIIAQTFVAMPFLITSLEGALRTRGFQYEAAARGLGASRTRTLLQVTLPLSAPAIVSATALAFSRCLGEFGATITFAGSLQGISRTLPLEVYLQRETDTDLALSLSLVIIALAIVIVGGTQVLSDFWYSRLMGRQKQNDAPGAVGAISGLSKKVAREKQAGPGVHLDAKIAVRNLDVDLDFAPGSATALLGPNGAGKSTIISLLAGTLVPDSGSIKWSVDQPRIVLLAQDPALFPHMSVLRNVVFGLRCLGIDRPRAEKLARAQLDSVGMQTLERRRPHQLSGGQKQRAAIARAMAIEPDVVLLDEPMASLDVEVADQLRLLLRERIGGATTIQVTHDLTDVIALDCQVVVLKHGKVTRRGYWRDLFEETEDRFLQQLTRKAQLDNAIK; encoded by the coding sequence TTGCGTAAGTCTTTCGGAGCTAATCAAGCGGCGGGATCTCCAGCTTGGCTGTGGGGCCCCGCCACCTTGGCGTTACTTTTCCTGCTGATCCCTTTCGCCGCCTTGGTGATGCGGGTACATTGGGGGCAGATTCCACAGCTACTGGCCACTACCCAAAGCCAGGACGCTCTTTGGCTGTCCTTAAAAACCTGCCTGACGTCTACTGCGCTGTGTATTGTCTGCGGGGTGCCGCTCGCGTTGTGGCTCGCCCAGGCACGCAATAGTTTCTTTCCTCGCCTGGTACGCACCTTTGTCACTCTCCCGATGGTATTGCCCCCGGTCGTTGCCGGTCTGGTGCTACTAATCACCTGGGGACGGATGGGGATTTTAGGGTCGAAGCTGGATCTATTAGGGATTCAGATTGGGTTCACCACCTTGGCGGTAATTATTGCCCAAACTTTCGTGGCGATGCCCTTCCTGATTACTTCTTTAGAGGGCGCGCTGCGCACTCGGGGTTTCCAATATGAGGCCGCAGCCCGGGGGTTAGGCGCCTCCCGCACCCGAACCCTTCTACAGGTAACTTTGCCGCTATCGGCACCCGCAATCGTGTCCGCTACTGCCTTAGCGTTTTCGCGTTGCCTAGGAGAGTTTGGGGCAACCATTACTTTTGCCGGCTCCCTGCAAGGTATTTCCCGCACCCTTCCCCTAGAGGTATATCTGCAGCGCGAAACCGATACTGACCTGGCGCTTTCTTTATCTTTAGTGATTATTGCCCTGGCAATTGTGATAGTAGGTGGCACCCAGGTACTTTCCGACTTCTGGTACTCACGCCTGATGGGGCGACAAAAGCAAAACGACGCCCCGGGAGCAGTAGGCGCGATTAGCGGTCTTTCCAAAAAAGTTGCACGCGAAAAACAGGCTGGCCCCGGGGTGCATCTGGATGCGAAAATCGCGGTGCGTAACCTGGATGTGGATTTAGATTTTGCTCCCGGCTCCGCCACCGCCTTGCTGGGCCCGAATGGGGCGGGAAAATCTACCATTATTTCCCTGTTGGCCGGAACACTGGTACCGGATTCTGGCTCTATTAAATGGAGCGTCGACCAGCCCCGGATTGTCCTCCTCGCCCAAGACCCGGCGCTATTTCCGCATATGTCCGTGCTGCGTAACGTAGTGTTTGGGTTGCGCTGCTTAGGGATCGATAGGCCGCGCGCTGAAAAGCTGGCTCGCGCCCAACTAGACTCCGTAGGCATGCAGACCTTAGAGCGCCGCCGTCCCCATCAGCTTTCCGGCGGTCAAAAGCAACGCGCCGCTATTGCCCGGGCGATGGCGATTGAACCGGATGTGGTGTTACTGGACGAACCGATGGCCTCCCTAGACGTAGAGGTAGCCGATCAGCTGCGGCTGTTATTGCGGGAACGGATTGGGGGTGCCACCACTATCCAGGTCACCCACGACCTAACCGATGTGATTGCCTTAGATTGCCAGGTAGTAGTGCTAAAACATGGGAAAGTTACTCGGCGCGGCTATTGGCGCGACCTATTCGAGGAAACTGAAGATCGGTTCTTGCAGCAACTAACCCGCAAAGCCCAGCTAGATAACGCTATTAAATAG
- the thiL gene encoding thiamine-phosphate kinase has product MSMSRSAKSGPIASSSASSSQAAFKVVPTPITAEDRLIADFSRNLHTHPRVLVGTGDDCAVLAHPDSRSVISTDVLVEGVHFRRDWMSLEQIGQRAAAQNAADIAAMGASAHSAVAAVTVPKEMGKTEMNALAAGLTKGLESYGYSLVGGDLSRGSCLQVAVTVIGDLQGRSPLLRSGAKAGDLVYFSGNLGDSAAGLALLERFQSPAVAVNDPALPKTLHNLADEVISRYQVPQVPADLAPQLAGAGVHALMDVSDGLTRDGAKIAVASGVVIDLQRELLEKYASRLSGLAHALGINAWDWVLGGGEDHGLLCTAPAGFSIPGFSAIGRVLPANSPGHTECSESSGEDAGVTNPHSSSKESLGTELLIDGKLQCQQGWDHFAS; this is encoded by the coding sequence ATGAGCATGTCCCGTTCCGCGAAGAGCGGCCCGATCGCTTCCTCCTCTGCGTCTTCCTCCCAGGCTGCCTTTAAGGTCGTACCTACTCCGATTACCGCCGAAGACCGTTTAATCGCCGATTTTAGCCGTAATCTGCATACTCACCCCCGGGTGCTGGTGGGCACCGGAGATGATTGCGCGGTTTTGGCGCATCCTGATTCTCGCTCCGTTATTTCCACCGATGTGCTGGTTGAGGGAGTACATTTTCGCCGCGACTGGATGAGCCTAGAACAGATTGGCCAGCGCGCGGCCGCTCAAAACGCCGCCGATATTGCGGCGATGGGAGCCAGCGCCCATAGCGCGGTCGCGGCGGTAACTGTTCCCAAAGAAATGGGCAAGACTGAGATGAATGCCTTGGCTGCCGGGCTGACAAAAGGGTTAGAGAGTTACGGGTACTCCCTGGTAGGAGGAGATTTATCGCGCGGATCTTGCCTGCAGGTGGCAGTTACGGTTATCGGGGATTTACAAGGTCGGTCTCCCCTGCTGCGCAGTGGGGCAAAAGCGGGTGACCTGGTGTATTTCTCCGGCAATCTGGGGGATTCGGCTGCCGGTTTAGCGCTGCTAGAACGCTTTCAAAGTCCGGCAGTGGCGGTAAATGATCCTGCCCTTCCTAAAACCTTGCACAACCTTGCGGATGAGGTGATTTCTCGCTATCAAGTGCCGCAGGTTCCTGCCGATCTTGCGCCGCAACTGGCGGGGGCAGGCGTGCATGCATTGATGGATGTTTCCGATGGGCTCACCCGTGACGGAGCGAAAATAGCTGTCGCCTCCGGAGTGGTTATTGATTTACAGCGTGAACTGTTGGAAAAGTACGCGAGCCGGTTATCAGGGCTTGCTCATGCCCTGGGGATTAACGCTTGGGATTGGGTTTTAGGCGGCGGCGAAGACCACGGGTTACTTTGTACCGCGCCCGCAGGATTTTCGATTCCCGGATTTTCCGCCATTGGACGGGTACTACCAGCAAACTCGCCTGGGCATACGGAATGCAGCGAAAGTAGCGGCGAGGACGCAGGGGTCACTAATCCCCACTCGTCCTCAAAAGAAAGCCTAGGAACAGAGCTGTTAATAGATGGAAAACTGCAGTGCCAGCAAGGTTGGGATCATTTTGCCTCTTAG